The Etheostoma cragini isolate CJK2018 chromosome 5, CSU_Ecrag_1.0, whole genome shotgun sequence genome contains a region encoding:
- the zdhhc12a gene encoding probable palmitoyltransferase ZDHHC12 isoform X2: MMQNMFRTGFLVRATHTLLTWVITLILFLHNTDLRKCEEQGELLLPVLFFLLVVLSVLLYFAVSLMDPGFVLTDSVKGSNEEMESMIPQSSSPRLRRCGYCLLQQPMRAKHCQTCKHCVRRFDHHCPWIENCVGERNHRWFIVYLLVQLLALLWALHIALSGISPSLTWVLWFRVNGFLLVALVLVGVFSVVAGMLLGIHLYLVSINCTTWEFMSRHRIAYLKNCGDEENPFDRGVFCNLWNFFCICRTVVWEQTYDRNTPNSV, translated from the exons ATGATGCAGAACATGTTTCGGACCGGGTTTCTGGTTCGAGCCACACACACCCTGCTCACTTGGGTCATAACCCTCATACTGTTCCTGCACAACACTG aTTTGCGGAAGTGTGAGGAGCAAGGCGAGCTGTTGCTGCCAGTTCTGTTTTTCCTCCTGGTCGTGCTGTCAGTGCTGTTATACTTTGCCGTTTCTTTAATGGACCCTGGCTTCGTTCTCACTGACAGTGTAAAG GGTTCAAATGAGGAAATGGAGTCAATGATTCCTCAGTCTTCGAGCCCTCGACTGCGACGCTGTGGATATTGCCTACTACAG CAGCCAATGAGAGCGAAGCACTGTCAGACGTGTAAACACTGCGTTCGTCGCTTTGACCACCACTGCCCCTGGATCGAGAACTGCGTGGGAGAGAGGAACCACCGCTGGTTCATCGTCTACCTGCTGGTGCAGCTGCTCGCTCTGCTTTGGGCGCTTCACATCGCCCT GTCTGGCATCTCACCCAGCCTCACATGGGTGCTGTGGTTCAGAGTGAACGGGTTCCTGTTGGTGGCGCTGGTCCTTGTCGGCGTCTTCTCTGTGGTGGCAGGGATGCTGCTGGGCATCCACCTTTACCTGGTCTCCATCAACTGCACCACCTGGGAGTTCATGTCGCGCCACAGGATCGCCTACCTGAAGAACTGCGGAGACGAGGAGAACCCGTTTGACCGCGGCGTCTTCTGCAACCTGTGGAATTTCTTCTGCATCTGCAGGACGGTGGTGTGGGAGCAGACGTACGACAGAAACACCCCAAATTCTGTCTGA
- the zdhhc12a gene encoding probable palmitoyltransferase ZDHHC12 isoform X1 has protein sequence MMQNMFRTGFLVRATHTLLTWVITLILFLHNTDLRKCEEQGELLLPVLFFLLVVLSVLLYFAVSLMDPGFVLTDSVKGSNEEMESMIPQSSSPRLRRCGYCLLQQPMRAKHCQTCKHCVRRFDHHCPWIENCVGERNHRWFIVYLLVQLLALLWALHIALYVRVSGISPSLTWVLWFRVNGFLLVALVLVGVFSVVAGMLLGIHLYLVSINCTTWEFMSRHRIAYLKNCGDEENPFDRGVFCNLWNFFCICRTVVWEQTYDRNTPNSV, from the exons ATGATGCAGAACATGTTTCGGACCGGGTTTCTGGTTCGAGCCACACACACCCTGCTCACTTGGGTCATAACCCTCATACTGTTCCTGCACAACACTG aTTTGCGGAAGTGTGAGGAGCAAGGCGAGCTGTTGCTGCCAGTTCTGTTTTTCCTCCTGGTCGTGCTGTCAGTGCTGTTATACTTTGCCGTTTCTTTAATGGACCCTGGCTTCGTTCTCACTGACAGTGTAAAG GGTTCAAATGAGGAAATGGAGTCAATGATTCCTCAGTCTTCGAGCCCTCGACTGCGACGCTGTGGATATTGCCTACTACAG CAGCCAATGAGAGCGAAGCACTGTCAGACGTGTAAACACTGCGTTCGTCGCTTTGACCACCACTGCCCCTGGATCGAGAACTGCGTGGGAGAGAGGAACCACCGCTGGTTCATCGTCTACCTGCTGGTGCAGCTGCTCGCTCTGCTTTGGGCGCTTCACATCGCCCTGTACGTGAGAGT GTCTGGCATCTCACCCAGCCTCACATGGGTGCTGTGGTTCAGAGTGAACGGGTTCCTGTTGGTGGCGCTGGTCCTTGTCGGCGTCTTCTCTGTGGTGGCAGGGATGCTGCTGGGCATCCACCTTTACCTGGTCTCCATCAACTGCACCACCTGGGAGTTCATGTCGCGCCACAGGATCGCCTACCTGAAGAACTGCGGAGACGAGGAGAACCCGTTTGACCGCGGCGTCTTCTGCAACCTGTGGAATTTCTTCTGCATCTGCAGGACGGTGGTGTGGGAGCAGACGTACGACAGAAACACCCCAAATTCTGTCTGA
- the slc25a25a gene encoding calcium-binding mitochondrial carrier protein SCaMC-2-A, which yields MLGLCFYVPVSNSDPVEVEYFESNGLPSELKSLFNKLSVFLPSQEFSTYQRWRKKTLKREENDADGQLDFEEFVHYLQDYEKDLKLVVKSLKGTNAGNVDPKEFMQSLKDLGVHISTQHAEKALKSMDKHGMITISSEEWSNFPLVEKTENIPEIILYWKHSTIFDVGENLMVPDEFTVEEKQTGMLWRHLVAGGGAGAVSRTFTAPLDRLKVMMQVYGSRTNNMCIMTGMMQMIKEGGVKSLWRGNGVNVIKIAPESALKFMAYEKIKQLICSEKETLSIVERFVAGSLAGVIAQSTIYPMEVLKTRLALRKTGQYSGILNCAKQIFRKEGLAAFYKGYVPNMLGIIPYAGIDLAVYETLKNHYLQHYGTNNTNPGMVVLLACGTVSSTCGQLASYPLALVRTRMQAQAATGSNQQVTMSGLFKQILQTEGPTGLYRGLAPNFLKVIPAVSISYVVYEHMKTQLGVKSR from the exons ATGCTCGGCCTGTGCTTTTATGTCCCCGTGTCCAACTCAGATCCGGTTGAAGTGGAATATTTTGAATCTAACGGGCTGCCGTCGGAACTGAAGTCTCTCTTTAACAAACTGAGCGTGTTCCTGCCGTCCCAGGAGTTTTCAACCTACCAAAGGTGGCGAAAG aaaaccttgaaaagggaagaaaatgaTGCAGATGGACAGCTGGACTTTGAGGAGTTTGTTCACTATCTGCAAGACTATGAGAAAGACCTGAAGCTTGTAGTGAAAAGTCTCAAAGGGACGAATGCAG GCAATGTCGATCCTAAGGAGTTCATGCAGTCTCTTAAGGACCTTGGTGTGCATATTTCAACGCAGCATGCGGAAAAAGCCCTTAAGAG catggaTAAGCATGGAATGATAACCATCAGCAGTGAAGAGTGGAGCAACTTCCCCTTGGTGGAGAAGACTGAGAACATTCCTGAAATCATCCTCTACTGGAAACACTCAACG ATATTCGATGTAGGTGAGAACCTTATGGTGCCTGATGAGTTCACTGTAGAGGAGAAGCAGACCGGGATGTTGTGGCGGCACTTGGTCGcaggtggaggagctggagcTGTTTCAAGGACCTTTACCGCTCCCCTGGATCGACTCAAAGTCATGATGCAG GTTTATGGCTCTCGAACCAACAACATGTGCATCATGACCGGGATGATGCAGATGATCAAAGAGGGGGGTGTGAAGTCGCTGTGGCGAGGAAACGGTGTGAACGTCATCAAAATTGCCCCCGAGTCGGCCCTCAAGTTCATGGCGTACGAGAAG ATAAAACAACTAATCTGCAGTGAAAAGGAGACTCTGAGCATCGTGGAGCGATTTGTTGCAGGGTCTTTGGCCGGAGTGATCGCCCAGAGCACAATCTACCCCATGGAG GTCCTGAAAACCCGTCTTGCCCTGAGGAAGACCGGGCAGTACTCTGGTATCTTAAACTGTGCAAAGCAGATTTTCAGGAAAGAAGGCCTTGCTGCGTTTTATAAAGGCTACGTCCCTAACATGTTGGGTATCATCCCCTACGCAGGAATAGACCTGGCAGTGTACGAG ACATTAAAGAACCACTACCTGCAGCATTATggcaccaacaacaccaacccGGGCATGGTCGTCCTGCTGGCCTGCGGCACAGTGTCCAGCACCTGCGGTCAGCTCGCCAGTTATCCTCTGGCCCTGGTCCGCACACGCATGCAAGCACAAG ctGCAACAGGGAGCAACCAGCAAGTGACAATGTCTGGTCTCTTCAAGCAGATCTTGCAGACAGAGGGCCCGACGGGGCTCTACAGAGGCCTGGCCCCTAACTTCCTAAAAGTCATCCCTGCCGTCAGCATTAGCTACGTGGTGTACGAGCACATGAAGACACAGCTGGGAGTGAAATCACGCTGA